Proteins encoded in a region of the Trypanosoma brucei gambiense DAL972 chromosome 4, complete sequence genome:
- a CDS encoding cleavage and polyadenylation specificity factor subunit, putative, with the protein MFSHAAYSAPGVHVLDSSSPRHLAAGPQPAAAPPSTDEVEILPIGSGGEVGRSCVVVRYKGRSVMLDCGNHPAKSGLDSLPFFDSIRCDEIDLVLITHFHLDHCGALPYFCEQTSFRGRIFMTSATKAFYKMVMNDFLRIGASAEDIVNNEWLQSTIEKIETVEYHEEVTVNGIHFQPFNAGHVLGAALFMVDIAGMKLLYTGDFSRVPDRHLLGAEVPPYSPDILIAESTNGIRELESREERESLFTTWVHDVVKGGGRCLVPVFALGRAQELLLILEEYWEAHKELQHIPIYYASSLAQRCMKLYQTFVSAMNDRVKKQHENHRNPFVFKYIQSLLDTRSFEDTGPCVVLASPGMLQSGISLELFERWCGDKRNGIIVAGYCVDGTIAKDILSKPREITKPDGKVLPLRMRTIQSVSFSAHSDGRQTRDFIQALPKTKHVILVHGNVGAMGQLKNKLQQDFADRGVQVYATKNQEAIRIPFSVQRTAKVLGTLARNPPRDGEFISGVLLMSGHHTYSVVHPTDIPHFTDLDVAQIQQAIVLPLPRYKSPHEVLEMLKRYFAQSQMFSDVTPHEQQKQEGGDTANAIGGGQEQECAGNATQITVSKDVWVDVQQSTRSQTTVTVNWTSSHHNDLLADVTCIALIKLMQQEHAASSADALPVDVCGNDRLFRLKCFHHMMSQFYPSVVTNLGTGVCTVELEDGQHATITGCIEIDLQGNTKSSYSSTEVERLKTVLKRVYLTLFPIPVDQGWCDCGMIHGAEPAPIDEGT; encoded by the coding sequence ATGTTTTCACACGCGGCGTACAGCGCACCCGGCGTACATGTGCTTGACAGCTCCTCCCCACGCCATCTTGCAGCGGGACCTCAACCGGCCGCCGCGCCGCCATCCACAGACGAGGTGGAGATTCTACCGATCGGCAGCGGCGGGGAAGTCGGCCGTTCGTGTGTGGTTGTCCGCTACAAGGGCCGCTCCGTTATGCTGGACTGCGGGAACCACCCGGCGAAGAGCGGATTAGAttctcttccattttttgacAGCATCCGCTGTGACGAAATTGACCTTGTGCTCATCACTCACTTTCACCTCGATCACTGTGGAGCACTGCCGTACTTTTGCGAGCAGACTTCCTTCAGGGGGCGCATCTTCATGACGAGCGCAACAAAAGCTTTCTATAAAATGGTGATGAACGATTTCCTGCGCATTGGTGCAAGTGCCGAGGACATTGTGAACAACGAGTGGCTCCAAAGTACCATTGAAAAGATTGAAACAGTGGAATACCACGAAGAGGTGACAGTGAACGGTATTCATTTCCAGCCTTTCAATGCCGGTCACGTTCTTGGGGCTGCACTTTTCATGGTTGATATTGCGGGGATGAAACTATTATATACAGGTGACTTCTCACGTGTTCCCGACCGTCACCTTCTGGGAGCTGAAGTTCCACCGTACTCGCCCGATATTCTCATTGCAGAGAGTACAAATGGTATACGCGAACTGGAGTCACGTGAAGAGCGGGAATCCCTGTTTACGACGTGGGTGCACGATGTCGTGAAGGGGGGTGGACGATGTTTGGTACCAGTATTTGCTCTGGGCCGCGCGCAAGAACTTCTTCTCATACTTGAAGAATATTGGGAAGCACACAAGGAGTTGCAACACATACCCATCTACTACGCATCTTCGCTAGCCCAGCGATGCATGAAGCTGTACCAGACATTTGTCAGTGCTATGAATGACCGAGTGAAGAAGCAACACGAAAATCACCGAAACCCTTTCGTGTTTAAGTATATTCAGTCACTTCTCGACACTCGCTCCTTCGAAGACACCGGGCCATGCGTTGTGTTGGCTTCTCCTGGTATGCTACAGTCGGGTATATCACTTGAACTGTTTGAAAGGTGGTGCGGTGACAAACGGAATGGCATTATTGTTGCTGGCTATTGCGTTGACGGGACCATCGCCAAGGACATTCTCTCAAAACCAAGGGAAATCACCAAGCCAGACGGAAAGGTCCTGCCTCTCCGTATGAGAACAATTCAATCCGTCTCCTTCTCCGCTCACTCCGATGGCAGACAGACACGCGACTTCATCCAAGCTCTACCCAAGACAAAACATGTCATTCTTGTACATGGCAACGTTGGGGCAATGGGGCAACTGAAAAACAAACTCCAACAAGACTTTGCCGACCGCGGGGTGCAGGTATACGCCACCAAAAACCAAGAAGCCATTCGTATACCCTTTAGTGTGCAACGAACAGCCAAGGTATTAGGTACGTTGGCCCGTAACCCACCTCGCGATGGCGAATTCATTAGCGGGGTGTTACTAATGTCCGGACATCACACATATAGCGTAGTGCATCCAACCGATATTCCGCACTTCACGGATCTGGACGTGGCGCAAATCCAACAGGCCATAGTTCTGCCGCTTCCAAGGTACAAGTCTCCGCACGAAGTGCTCGAAATGCTGAAGCGGTACTTCGCGCAGAGTCAAATGTTCAGTGACGTAACCCCGCATGAACAGCAGAAGCAGGAAGGAGGGGATACAGCCAACGCCATAGGAGGTGGTCAGGAGCAGGAGTGTGCGGGAAATGCAACGCAGATTACGGTTTCCAAAGACGTTTGGGTTGATGTTCAGCAGAGCACGAGATCTCAGACGACAGTCACGGTGAATTGGACCTCGAGCCATCACAACGACCTCCTTGCGGATGTCACTTGCATTGCTCTCATTAAGCTCATGCAACAGGAACATGCAGCAAGCAGCGCAGATGCGCTTCCGGTGGACGTTTGTGGAAATGATCGTCTTTTTCGACTAAAATGCTTTCACCACATGATGTCACAGTTCTACCCATCTGTTGTCACAAACCTTGGCACCGGGGTGTGCACCGTGGAGTTAGAGGATGGACAACACGCCACCATTACGGGCTGTATTGAAATTGACCTGCAGGGAAACACAAAGTCAAGTTACTCATCCACCGAAGTGGAGCGGTTGAAGACCGTCCTGAAGCGAGTATACCTGACTCTCTTCCCCATTCCTGTTGACCAGGGCTGGTGTGACTGTGGTATGATTCACGGTGCTGAACCGGCTCCCATTGACGAGGGCACATAG